A genomic window from Phoenix dactylifera cultivar Barhee BC4 chromosome 7, palm_55x_up_171113_PBpolish2nd_filt_p, whole genome shotgun sequence includes:
- the LOC103710465 gene encoding uncharacterized protein LOC103710465 isoform X1, translating to MEEERGPGVRRKPTKRRRRIRGFAKSAADYLVSDASMPLASPPSTAIAFPPTAGLRLGLATDGFNPFRTMSSIYSTWPVVLVPYNLPPWMCMKQFSLILSMVIADDKGPGNNMPRGKRFKDIEFQHSQVESSSDHSLQSQQPDELQQHESHTQHESHTQHKSQSEHVPPADCPDTDDMHIQDGLGRVRRTRGPTRARDVWSLREDEKIVVQCNELGQPIKRAASILSTFLGSVARKGQLCPLNYTKWNEMLPSYKVELLRVIEDKFLLPKESHDWVLKSVNRKWKEYRAKLKVDWKHDGMTEEEVGRVCPPDVIPNQWRELVHYWFSEKAQTYSNIGRAARASQTVPHTSGSMSYARRKAEFMSDNGRKPGKVEFYKITHTHRDGSFVRKESRDIVDRATTLISERVGKSSSSDATSHVEAQVLAELLGPERYGRVRGYGVGVTPTQLSAVGMYTRNVGEGSSNAEVSSLRATIEDMKNSHQVELAELKQNQQTLQSQLEHISSMLQRFLPPQIHDTSTARRNDDGAESGP from the exons GGTTAAGGCTGGGTTTGGCTACTGATGGATTTAATCCATTTCGAACGATGAGTTCTATATACAGCACTTGGCCAGTTGTTTTGGTTCCATATAATTTGCcaccatggatgtgtatgaaacaATTTTCACTCATTCTGTCAATGGTTATTGCAGATGATAAGGGCCCAG GTAACAACATGCCGCGAGGAAAACGATTTAAAGATATTGAGTTTCAACACTCTCAAGTGGAATCTTCTTCTGACCATTCCTTGCAATCCCAGCAGCCCGACGAGCTCCAACAGCACGAGTCCCATACTCAGCACGAGTCTCATACTCAGCACAAGTCCCAGTCTGAGCACGTGCCACCTGCTGATTGTCCAGACACCGATGACATGCACATCCAGG atggactggggagagtgaggagGACACGAGGACCTACTCGAGCACGGGACGTGTGGAGCCTacgtgaggatgagaagatcgtCGTCCAATGCAATGAACTGGGGCAACCCATCAAGAGGGCTGCAAGCATCTTATCGACTTTTCTAGGATCGGTTGCGcggaagggtcagttgtgtccgctcaactatacgaaatggaatgaaatgcttccttcgtataaggttgagcttcttagagttattgag GACAAGTTTTTGCTCCCtaaagagagccatgattgggtgttgAAGTCTGTTAACCGCAAGTGGAAAGAATATAGGGCGAAGTTAAAGGTGGACTGGAAGCACGATGGTatgacagaagaggaggttggccgtgtttgtcctcctgatgtaatccctaatcagtggagggagcttgtccactactggttttccgagaaagctcag acatattccaacattggtagagctgcacgagcatctcagactgttcctcatacttcaggctcgatgagttatgcgaggcgtaaagctgaattc atgagTGATAATGGAAGGAAGCCTGGCaaggtggagttttataagataactcacacccaccgagatggcagctttgttcggaaggagtcaagagatatagtt gacagggcaacaactcttatttcagagcgcgtcgggaagtcatcatcatccgatgcgaccagtcatgtcgaagctcaggtgctcgctgaattattgggcccagagcgttatggtcgagtgaggggttatggcgttggagttacccccactcaattATCTGCAGTGGGCATGTATacaagaaatgttggagaaggTAGTAGCAATGCAGAAGTTAGTAGTCTTCGGGCAACTATTGAAGATATGAAGAATAGCCATCAGGTAGAGTTGGCAGAACTGAAGCAGAACCAACAAactttgcagtctcagcttgagcatatttcatctatgttacagcgatttctccctcctcag attcATGATACTTCAACTGCTCGTAGAAATGATGATGGTGCTGAATCCGGTCCTTGA
- the LOC103710465 gene encoding uncharacterized protein LOC103710465 isoform X3 gives MSSIYSTWPVVLVPYNLPPWMCMKQFSLILSMVIADDKGPGNNMPRGKRFKDIEFQHSQVESSSDHSLQSQQPDELQQHESHTQHESHTQHKSQSEHVPPADCPDTDDMHIQDGLGRVRRTRGPTRARDVWSLREDEKIVVQCNELGQPIKRAASILSTFLGSVARKGQLCPLNYTKWNEMLPSYKVELLRVIEDKFLLPKESHDWVLKSVNRKWKEYRAKLKVDWKHDGMTEEEVGRVCPPDVIPNQWRELVHYWFSEKAQTYSNIGRAARASQTVPHTSGSMSYARRKAEFMSDNGRKPGKVEFYKITHTHRDGSFVRKESRDIVDRATTLISERVGKSSSSDATSHVEAQVLAELLGPERYGRVRGYGVGVTPTQLSAVGMYTRNVGEGSSNAEVSSLRATIEDMKNSHQVELAELKQNQQTLQSQLEHISSMLQRFLPPQIHDTSTARRNDDGAESGP, from the exons ATGAGTTCTATATACAGCACTTGGCCAGTTGTTTTGGTTCCATATAATTTGCcaccatggatgtgtatgaaacaATTTTCACTCATTCTGTCAATGGTTATTGCAGATGATAAGGGCCCAG GTAACAACATGCCGCGAGGAAAACGATTTAAAGATATTGAGTTTCAACACTCTCAAGTGGAATCTTCTTCTGACCATTCCTTGCAATCCCAGCAGCCCGACGAGCTCCAACAGCACGAGTCCCATACTCAGCACGAGTCTCATACTCAGCACAAGTCCCAGTCTGAGCACGTGCCACCTGCTGATTGTCCAGACACCGATGACATGCACATCCAGG atggactggggagagtgaggagGACACGAGGACCTACTCGAGCACGGGACGTGTGGAGCCTacgtgaggatgagaagatcgtCGTCCAATGCAATGAACTGGGGCAACCCATCAAGAGGGCTGCAAGCATCTTATCGACTTTTCTAGGATCGGTTGCGcggaagggtcagttgtgtccgctcaactatacgaaatggaatgaaatgcttccttcgtataaggttgagcttcttagagttattgag GACAAGTTTTTGCTCCCtaaagagagccatgattgggtgttgAAGTCTGTTAACCGCAAGTGGAAAGAATATAGGGCGAAGTTAAAGGTGGACTGGAAGCACGATGGTatgacagaagaggaggttggccgtgtttgtcctcctgatgtaatccctaatcagtggagggagcttgtccactactggttttccgagaaagctcag acatattccaacattggtagagctgcacgagcatctcagactgttcctcatacttcaggctcgatgagttatgcgaggcgtaaagctgaattc atgagTGATAATGGAAGGAAGCCTGGCaaggtggagttttataagataactcacacccaccgagatggcagctttgttcggaaggagtcaagagatatagtt gacagggcaacaactcttatttcagagcgcgtcgggaagtcatcatcatccgatgcgaccagtcatgtcgaagctcaggtgctcgctgaattattgggcccagagcgttatggtcgagtgaggggttatggcgttggagttacccccactcaattATCTGCAGTGGGCATGTATacaagaaatgttggagaaggTAGTAGCAATGCAGAAGTTAGTAGTCTTCGGGCAACTATTGAAGATATGAAGAATAGCCATCAGGTAGAGTTGGCAGAACTGAAGCAGAACCAACAAactttgcagtctcagcttgagcatatttcatctatgttacagcgatttctccctcctcag attcATGATACTTCAACTGCTCGTAGAAATGATGATGGTGCTGAATCCGGTCCTTGA